The Blastococcus sp. HT6-4 genome window below encodes:
- the rfbB gene encoding dTDP-glucose 4,6-dehydratase encodes MRMLVTGGAGFIGANFVHQTLREHPEYELVVLDALTYAGNEASLAGVRGDIEFVHGSVADAGLVDRLVSRCDVVVHFAAESHNDNSLRDPSPFLQTNVVGTFTLLEAVRAHGARYHHISTDEVYGDLELDDPAKFTPETPYNPSSPYSATKAGSDLLVRAWVRSFGMHATISNCSNNYGPYQHVEKFIPRQITNVLSGLRPKLYGAGENVRDWIHVDDHNSAVHAVLDRGRSGETYLIGADGEKNNREVLALVLELTGQPADAFDPVTDRAGHDLRYAIDATKLRTELGWTPKYTDFRDGLAATVDWYRANEAWWRPLKDGVEAAYAARGQ; translated from the coding sequence ATGCGCATGCTCGTCACCGGGGGCGCGGGCTTCATCGGCGCGAACTTCGTGCACCAGACGCTGCGTGAGCACCCCGAGTACGAGCTCGTCGTGCTCGACGCGCTGACCTACGCCGGCAACGAGGCGTCGCTGGCCGGCGTCCGCGGCGACATCGAGTTCGTGCACGGCTCCGTGGCCGACGCCGGGCTGGTGGACCGGCTGGTGTCCCGCTGCGACGTCGTCGTGCACTTCGCCGCCGAGAGCCACAACGACAACTCGCTGCGCGACCCGTCGCCGTTCCTGCAGACCAACGTCGTCGGGACGTTCACGCTGCTGGAGGCCGTGCGGGCCCACGGCGCCCGCTACCACCACATCTCCACCGACGAGGTGTACGGCGACCTGGAGCTCGACGACCCGGCGAAGTTCACCCCCGAGACGCCGTACAACCCGAGCAGCCCCTACTCCGCGACGAAGGCCGGCTCCGACCTGCTGGTGCGCGCGTGGGTGCGCTCCTTCGGCATGCACGCGACCATCTCGAACTGCTCGAACAACTACGGGCCGTACCAGCACGTCGAGAAGTTCATCCCCCGGCAGATCACGAACGTGCTCTCCGGCCTGCGTCCCAAGCTCTACGGCGCGGGCGAGAACGTGCGCGACTGGATCCACGTCGACGACCACAACTCCGCCGTGCACGCCGTCCTCGACCGCGGTCGCTCCGGCGAGACGTACCTGATCGGTGCCGACGGCGAGAAGAACAACCGCGAGGTGCTCGCGCTGGTCCTCGAGCTCACCGGGCAGCCGGCCGACGCGTTCGACCCGGTCACCGACCGCGCCGGCCACGACCTGCGCTACGCCATCGACGCCACCAAGCTGCGCACCGAGCTCGGCTGGACGCCGAAGTACACCGACTTCCGGGACGGCCTGGCCGCCACCGTCGACTGGTACCGCGCGAACGAGGCCTGGTGGCGCCCGCTCAAGGACGGCGTCGAGGCCGCCTACGCCGCCCGCGGGCAGTGA
- a CDS encoding UDP-glucose/GDP-mannose dehydrogenase family protein, producing the protein MKVSVIGCGYLGAVHAASMAELGHDVVGIDVDQRKIDSLSQARTPFYEPGFEELLGRALASGRLRFSSDFADAAGAQVHFVCVGTPQKRGEYAADMRYVQAATESLVGVVEPGQLVVGKSTVPVGTAARLAEMVTGKVPGALLAWNPEFLREGFAVQDTLHPDRLVYGLPAGEDGVTARALLDEVYAPIVAAGTPQVVSDYATAEMVKTAANSFLATKISFINAMAELCEATGADVKLLADAIGYDDRIGRKFLNAGLGFGGGCLPKDIRAFMARAGELGADQALTFLREVDNINMRRRIRMVELAREVCDGSLLGKRVAVLGAAFKPDSDDIRDSPALNVAAQLQLQGASVRVTDPAAVENSRRLWPQLEYADTAEEAAERADAVLVLTEWKQYRELDPVAFGRVVQQKRVLDGRNALDRDAWTAAGWTYRALGRRAG; encoded by the coding sequence ATGAAGGTATCGGTCATCGGGTGCGGCTACCTCGGGGCCGTGCACGCGGCGTCGATGGCCGAGCTGGGACATGACGTCGTGGGTATCGACGTGGATCAGCGGAAGATCGACTCGCTGTCGCAGGCGCGGACCCCGTTCTACGAGCCGGGCTTCGAGGAGTTGCTGGGCCGCGCGTTGGCGTCGGGTCGTCTCCGGTTCAGCTCGGACTTCGCCGATGCGGCAGGTGCGCAGGTGCACTTCGTGTGCGTGGGGACGCCGCAGAAGCGTGGCGAGTACGCCGCGGACATGCGTTACGTCCAGGCAGCGACGGAGTCGCTGGTCGGCGTCGTCGAGCCGGGCCAGCTCGTGGTGGGCAAGTCGACCGTGCCGGTCGGTACCGCGGCCCGGCTGGCCGAGATGGTCACCGGCAAGGTGCCTGGTGCGCTGCTGGCGTGGAATCCGGAGTTCCTGCGCGAGGGCTTCGCCGTGCAGGACACCCTGCACCCGGATCGGCTGGTCTACGGGCTCCCGGCGGGCGAGGACGGCGTCACCGCGCGTGCCCTGCTGGACGAGGTGTACGCCCCCATCGTGGCGGCGGGAACGCCGCAGGTGGTCAGCGACTACGCGACCGCGGAGATGGTGAAGACGGCGGCGAACTCCTTCCTCGCCACGAAGATCTCGTTCATCAATGCGATGGCGGAGCTGTGCGAGGCCACCGGTGCCGATGTGAAGCTGCTGGCCGACGCGATCGGTTACGACGACCGGATCGGGCGGAAGTTCCTCAACGCCGGGCTGGGTTTCGGTGGCGGCTGCCTGCCCAAGGACATCCGCGCGTTCATGGCCCGGGCCGGTGAGCTGGGCGCGGATCAGGCGCTGACGTTCCTGCGCGAGGTGGACAACATCAACATGCGCCGGCGGATCCGGATGGTGGAGCTGGCCCGTGAGGTCTGTGACGGCTCGTTGCTGGGCAAGCGGGTGGCGGTGCTGGGGGCGGCGTTCAAGCCCGACAGCGATGACATCCGGGACTCCCCGGCGCTGAACGTCGCGGCCCAGTTGCAGCTGCAGGGTGCGAGTGTGCGGGTCACCGATCCGGCCGCGGTGGAGAACAGCCGGCGGCTGTGGCCGCAGCTGGAGTACGCCGACACCGCGGAGGAGGCGGCGGAGCGGGCCGACGCGGTGCTGGTGCTGACGGAGTGGAAGCAGTACCGGGAGCTGGATCCGGTCGCCTTCGGCAGGGTCGTGCAGCAGAAGCGGGTGCTCGACGGCCGCAACGCCCTCGATCGCGACGCCTGGACCGCGGCCGGCTGGACCTACCGCGCCCTCGGGCGGCGCGCGGGCTGA
- a CDS encoding Wzz/FepE/Etk N-terminal domain-containing protein: protein MSQSAFRPFAEIRRNWRLIALLTILGGLVTTAAHSLQGDIFTSRASIQVTDARVLGGPLSGSGQELSRRVSSVASIIQSDTVLASAAEGLGVSKERLAASLRVQASRVSNTVTVEAHAASPGEAHRMLSSAVASTDSWLVHQERTELYRRAAALQPAIDRAAASAAGLGDTGADSAVVLDALVSTQELLRLRAGQVTSPLATLSQPSLPNMPTGDHELITLTTGAALGLGMGIFLTLFQATSMRPTWYVPDTPTGTKT from the coding sequence GTGAGCCAGTCCGCCTTTCGGCCGTTCGCGGAGATACGCCGCAATTGGCGACTCATTGCCCTTCTGACGATCCTGGGTGGACTTGTGACGACCGCCGCCCACAGCCTGCAGGGCGACATCTTCACCAGCCGGGCGTCTATCCAGGTGACCGACGCCCGGGTTCTTGGCGGCCCACTGAGCGGCTCTGGCCAGGAGCTCAGCCGACGCGTGTCCAGTGTCGCCTCGATCATCCAATCCGACACGGTTCTCGCGTCCGCCGCTGAAGGCCTCGGCGTGTCGAAGGAGCGACTCGCGGCATCCCTCAGGGTTCAGGCGAGCCGAGTCAGCAACACCGTCACCGTTGAAGCACACGCCGCGTCGCCGGGAGAAGCGCATCGGATGCTATCCAGCGCCGTGGCGAGCACGGATTCCTGGCTTGTTCACCAGGAACGGACTGAGTTGTATCGGAGAGCGGCCGCCCTACAACCCGCTATTGACCGCGCAGCCGCCAGCGCGGCCGGTCTTGGGGATACGGGCGCAGATTCGGCTGTTGTTCTTGATGCCCTGGTATCTACACAGGAGCTCCTACGCCTCCGCGCTGGACAGGTGACTAGCCCCCTGGCGACCTTGTCGCAGCCTTCCCTACCGAACATGCCCACCGGGGACCATGAGCTGATCACCCTGACTACAGGCGCGGCTCTCGGGCTGGGGATGGGCATCTTCCTGACTCTCTTTCAAGCCACATCCATGCGGCCCACTTGGTATGTGCCGGACACGCCGACCGGTACCAAGACATGA
- a CDS encoding NAD(P)-dependent oxidoreductase translates to MNAVIVGAGGQLGRALRREFPAALALDRAALDVTDAAAVRAHDWTGVDVVLNAAAWTAVDAAEDPANAAAVRAVNVDAVAHLAEAAEQHGAALVHLSSEYVFDGAHDGPIPEDLPPSPLSVYGRSKADGDACATAIERHWLVRTTWVVGEGRNFVRTMAGLADRGISPSVVDDQTGRLTTATDLAAGIRHLVDTGAAYGTYNLTGDGEPGTWADVAARVFTARGRSADDVARVSTDEYFAGKSCVAPRPLNSVLDLGKITAAGFRPAEWRTALRTYLSGLI, encoded by the coding sequence GTGAACGCCGTCATCGTCGGCGCCGGCGGGCAGCTCGGGCGCGCCCTGCGGCGGGAGTTCCCGGCGGCGCTCGCCCTCGACCGGGCCGCGCTCGACGTCACCGATGCCGCAGCCGTGCGGGCCCACGACTGGACCGGCGTCGACGTCGTCCTCAACGCCGCCGCATGGACGGCCGTGGACGCCGCCGAGGACCCGGCCAACGCCGCCGCCGTCCGCGCCGTCAACGTCGACGCCGTGGCGCACCTCGCCGAGGCCGCCGAGCAGCACGGCGCCGCGCTCGTGCACCTGTCCAGCGAGTACGTCTTCGACGGCGCGCACGACGGCCCGATCCCCGAGGACCTCCCGCCCTCGCCGCTGAGCGTCTACGGGCGCAGCAAGGCCGACGGGGACGCCTGCGCCACCGCGATCGAGCGGCACTGGCTGGTCCGCACCACCTGGGTGGTGGGGGAGGGGCGCAACTTCGTGCGCACCATGGCCGGCCTCGCCGACCGCGGCATCTCGCCGTCCGTCGTCGACGACCAGACCGGCCGGCTGACGACGGCGACCGACCTCGCCGCCGGCATCCGCCACCTCGTCGATACCGGCGCCGCCTACGGCACCTACAACCTCACGGGCGACGGTGAACCCGGCACCTGGGCCGACGTCGCCGCCCGGGTCTTCACCGCTCGCGGCCGCTCCGCCGACGACGTCGCGCGGGTCAGCACCGACGAGTACTTCGCCGGGAAGAGCTGCGTCGCACCCCGGCCGCTCAACAGCGTGCTGGACCTGGGGAAGATCACGGCAGCCGGCTTCCGGCCGGCCGAGTGGCGCACCGCCCTGCGGACGTACCTCTCCGGTCTCATCTGA
- a CDS encoding LCP family protein, with the protein MGTDDCGPVTEGRRRPGGVAEGASGSGPSALRRALIGFGALGLVLALLMGGGLWLLADRWAGNIGRVSGVFADIEDDARPAPAISGVSGAEEPVTFLLVGSDTRSAGEQGVDPGGRSDAIMLARLSADRQHAQVISIPRDSWVDIPGHGMGKINASYAVGGPSLLVQTVEQLTQVRIDHYVAIDFEGLIQVTDDLGGVDVVVAETTTNGPYTFTAGMNHLDGDQARWYLGQRYGLAGGDFDRVKRQQQYLRAMFDELFSSGTFTSPPKLDAAMLAVTSAVSVDDTLSNADLVGLAYSMRGVSPGDVDFFTAPVMGLGMEGAASVVYLDDVAADRMWAYLRNDSLAQNAAEFADEALPEVPR; encoded by the coding sequence GTGGGCACGGACGACTGCGGTCCGGTGACCGAGGGCAGGCGCCGGCCCGGCGGAGTCGCCGAGGGCGCCTCCGGGTCAGGGCCCTCCGCGCTGCGCCGGGCCCTGATCGGATTCGGGGCGCTCGGCCTCGTGCTCGCCCTGCTCATGGGGGGCGGGCTCTGGCTCCTGGCCGACCGCTGGGCCGGCAACATCGGCCGGGTCTCCGGTGTCTTCGCCGACATCGAGGACGACGCGCGCCCGGCCCCCGCGATCTCCGGCGTGAGCGGGGCCGAGGAGCCGGTCACCTTCCTGCTGGTCGGCTCCGACACCCGCAGCGCGGGCGAGCAGGGGGTCGACCCCGGCGGCCGCTCCGACGCGATCATGCTCGCCCGGCTCTCGGCCGACCGGCAGCACGCGCAGGTGATCTCCATCCCCCGCGACTCGTGGGTGGACATCCCCGGTCACGGCATGGGCAAGATCAACGCCAGCTACGCCGTCGGCGGGCCGTCGTTGCTGGTGCAGACGGTGGAGCAGCTCACCCAGGTGCGCATCGACCACTACGTCGCCATCGACTTCGAGGGTCTGATCCAGGTGACCGACGACCTCGGCGGCGTGGACGTGGTGGTGGCCGAGACGACGACGAACGGGCCGTACACCTTCACCGCGGGGATGAACCACCTCGACGGCGACCAGGCCCGCTGGTACCTCGGGCAGCGCTACGGTCTGGCCGGCGGGGACTTCGACCGGGTCAAGCGGCAGCAGCAGTACCTGCGGGCGATGTTCGACGAGCTGTTCAGCTCCGGGACCTTCACCAGCCCACCGAAGCTCGACGCGGCGATGCTGGCCGTCACCAGCGCAGTGAGCGTCGACGACACCCTGAGCAACGCCGACCTGGTCGGCCTCGCCTACTCGATGCGGGGCGTGAGTCCCGGCGACGTCGATTTCTTCACCGCGCCGGTGATGGGCCTCGGCATGGAGGGGGCGGCCAGCGTCGTCTACCTCGACGACGTGGCCGCCGACCGCATGTGGGCGTACCTGCGCAACGACTCGCTGGCGCAGAACGCCGCCGAGTTCGCCGATGAGGCCCTCCCCGAGGTCCCCCGCTGA
- a CDS encoding sugar transferase, with protein MRRLVVLDVLSAIIAGTLGQIAETQPVSGSLTLAGSLVTVLVAFPLLWCGVMLAARAYEQRFLWIGSEEFRRVFFAAAMLLATIGTVSWAFRLELARGFAIVALPVAALLTLGHRLAQRELLHRRRARGAFQQTAVLVGHRNAVAALHEQFVRQPKHGYRVIGCCVPQSTDASAVSFDGLPVLGSLGDVVDVVRRYEVDTVAVLPSPELDGPALRQLGWDLESTQAELLLAPAVTEVAGPRVRIRPVAGLPLMHVERPEFTGHRRLVKSLFDRSAALLGILLISPVLVGLALAVKLTSRGPVFYKHERIGLGGKPFEVYKFRSMVPDADKLVDALFEESNEGNDVQFKMKRDPRVTRVGAVMRRFSLDELPQLFNVLNGSMSLVGPRPHVTREVEQYGFDMARRLLVKPGITGLWQVSGRSDLSWDDSVRIDVRYVENWTLTFDLMILWKTFGAVLRGSGAY; from the coding sequence GTGCGGCGACTCGTCGTTCTCGACGTCCTCAGCGCGATCATCGCCGGCACCCTCGGGCAGATCGCGGAGACCCAGCCGGTCAGTGGATCGCTGACCCTGGCGGGCAGCCTCGTGACCGTCCTGGTCGCCTTCCCGCTGCTCTGGTGCGGCGTGATGCTCGCCGCGCGCGCCTACGAGCAGCGCTTCCTCTGGATCGGGTCAGAGGAGTTCCGTCGGGTCTTCTTCGCCGCGGCGATGCTGCTGGCGACGATCGGCACCGTCTCCTGGGCCTTCCGTCTCGAACTGGCCCGTGGGTTCGCGATTGTCGCGCTGCCGGTGGCCGCCCTTCTGACCCTCGGTCATCGGTTGGCGCAGCGAGAGTTGCTCCACCGGCGGCGTGCGCGTGGGGCGTTCCAGCAGACGGCCGTCCTCGTCGGGCACCGCAACGCCGTCGCCGCCCTGCACGAGCAGTTCGTTCGTCAGCCGAAGCACGGCTATCGGGTCATCGGCTGCTGCGTCCCGCAGTCGACGGACGCCTCCGCTGTGTCCTTCGACGGGCTGCCGGTGCTCGGCTCGTTGGGTGACGTCGTGGATGTCGTCCGGCGCTACGAGGTCGACACGGTCGCGGTACTGCCCTCGCCGGAGCTCGACGGACCGGCTCTCCGACAGCTGGGCTGGGACCTGGAGAGCACGCAGGCAGAGCTGCTCCTGGCGCCTGCCGTCACCGAGGTCGCCGGCCCGCGGGTGCGCATCCGGCCCGTCGCCGGTCTGCCGCTGATGCACGTGGAGCGGCCGGAGTTCACGGGCCACCGTCGCCTCGTGAAGAGCCTGTTCGACCGGTCCGCGGCGCTGCTCGGCATCCTGCTGATCTCGCCCGTCCTCGTCGGCCTCGCCCTGGCGGTGAAGCTGACCAGTCGGGGGCCGGTCTTCTACAAGCACGAGCGGATCGGTCTGGGGGGCAAGCCCTTCGAGGTCTACAAGTTCCGGAGCATGGTCCCGGACGCCGACAAGCTCGTGGACGCCCTGTTCGAGGAGAGCAACGAGGGCAACGACGTCCAGTTCAAGATGAAGCGAGACCCGCGGGTCACCCGCGTCGGCGCGGTCATGCGCCGGTTCTCCCTGGACGAGCTCCCGCAGCTGTTCAACGTGCTCAACGGCAGCATGAGCCTCGTCGGGCCACGCCCCCACGTGACCCGCGAGGTCGAGCAGTACGGCTTCGACATGGCGCGCCGGCTGCTGGTCAAGCCGGGCATCACGGGCCTCTGGCAGGTCAGCGGCCGCTCGGACCTGTCGTGGGACGACTCGGTGCGCATCGACGTCCGGTACGTCGAGAACTGGACCCTGACGTTCGACCTGATGATCCTGTGGAAGACGTTCGGGGCTGTTCTCCGCGGGTCGGGCGCCTACTGA
- a CDS encoding sugar transferase, which produces MINVDGGGQPQAEDVRTSGRREGNATRSSESSGAAPRPVRVDATGNGTVARQAWRGAYVRRLAITDAMAAAVAALVGFSVRFGPMEEGAAAPASIWAAVLMPVIWVAVMHGGRTYEQRYLWVGAEEFRRVFIAATMLLAALGSVAWALDLKIARGFIVIALPLATVLTLLSRYAQRRLLHRRRQAGQNLQTTLIVGHRNAVAFLRKELAREAYHGYDAIGCCLPDGDQGNPADFDGLTVLGGFSDIADVVRAHRIDTVAVMPSPELDGAALRRLGWDLEKTHAELLLAPAITEIAGPRVHIRPVCGLPLLHVERPELRGVRRLTKETFDRTAAVLGILALLPVFVAITLAILLTSRGPVLFRQVRIGRDGQEFSMLKFRSMVPGAEKMQQVLAADSDGNGVLFKMRHDPRVTPVGRVLRRYSLDELPQLFNVLRGEMSLVGPRPPLSSEVERYGYDMRRRFLVKPGLTGLWQVSGRSNLSWDDSVRADVRYVENWSLTFDFMILWKTVGAVLRGSGAC; this is translated from the coding sequence TTGATCAACGTCGATGGTGGCGGGCAGCCGCAGGCCGAGGACGTCCGCACGAGTGGACGCCGGGAGGGGAACGCCACCCGGTCGAGCGAGTCCTCCGGGGCAGCCCCCCGTCCGGTCCGAGTCGACGCCACCGGGAACGGCACGGTCGCCCGGCAGGCCTGGCGTGGCGCCTACGTCCGGCGGCTCGCCATCACCGATGCCATGGCCGCCGCCGTGGCCGCGCTCGTCGGCTTCTCGGTGCGCTTCGGGCCCATGGAGGAGGGGGCAGCCGCTCCTGCCTCGATCTGGGCAGCGGTTCTCATGCCCGTCATCTGGGTCGCCGTGATGCACGGCGGTCGCACCTACGAGCAGCGCTACCTCTGGGTGGGGGCCGAGGAGTTCCGTCGCGTGTTCATCGCCGCGACCATGCTCCTCGCCGCGCTCGGCTCGGTCGCGTGGGCTCTCGACCTCAAGATCGCCCGTGGCTTCATCGTGATCGCGCTCCCGCTGGCGACCGTTCTGACGCTGCTGTCCCGGTACGCGCAGCGTCGGCTGCTCCACCGGCGTCGCCAGGCCGGGCAGAACCTGCAGACCACGCTCATCGTGGGGCACCGCAACGCCGTCGCGTTCCTCCGGAAGGAGCTGGCGCGGGAGGCCTACCACGGCTACGACGCCATCGGGTGCTGCCTCCCGGACGGTGACCAGGGGAACCCTGCGGACTTCGACGGACTGACCGTCCTCGGCGGGTTCTCGGACATCGCGGACGTGGTGCGCGCGCACCGCATCGACACGGTCGCGGTGATGCCGTCTCCCGAGCTGGACGGTGCGGCCCTCCGGCGCCTCGGCTGGGACCTCGAGAAGACGCACGCCGAGCTCCTGCTGGCCCCCGCGATCACCGAGATCGCCGGCCCCCGGGTGCACATCCGCCCCGTCTGCGGCCTGCCGTTGCTGCACGTCGAGCGGCCGGAGCTGCGTGGCGTCCGCCGCCTGACGAAGGAGACCTTCGACCGCACGGCGGCGGTTCTGGGGATCCTGGCGTTGCTGCCCGTGTTCGTCGCCATCACCCTCGCCATCCTGCTCACGAGTCGAGGCCCGGTGCTGTTCCGCCAGGTGCGGATCGGACGTGACGGCCAGGAGTTCTCCATGCTCAAGTTCCGCAGCATGGTCCCCGGCGCCGAGAAGATGCAGCAGGTCCTCGCCGCGGACAGCGACGGCAACGGGGTGCTGTTCAAGATGCGGCACGACCCCCGCGTCACCCCGGTGGGCCGGGTCCTGCGGCGGTACTCCCTCGACGAGCTGCCGCAGCTGTTCAACGTCCTCCGTGGGGAGATGTCGCTGGTCGGGCCCCGTCCGCCGCTGTCCTCCGAGGTCGAGCGCTACGGCTACGACATGCGCCGCCGCTTCCTGGTCAAGCCCGGGCTGACCGGCCTGTGGCAGGTCAGCGGCCGGTCGAACCTGTCCTGGGACGACTCGGTCCGTGCCGACGTGCGGTACGTGGAGAACTGGTCACTGACCTTCGACTTCATGATCCTGTGGAAGACGGTCGGCGCGGTCCTGCGCGGCTCGGGGGCCTGCTGA
- a CDS encoding glycosyltransferase, with the protein MIAKFVPWPPNSGDKRRTLGIVRALAEHGEVTVCAFAGPDEDATPLEAEGIRVRQLPRRGNFLRHLLGFLQSGSITAGRFWDPRLAAVVRDAVGAEETVLIVEHVQLFPYAKRVKAAATVLDMHNIESSLTGRLARAQRGVRRIALHFEARALRRLERTAVRAVNAVAVVSDVDELLLRNVVRHPHVLVVPNAWEKPEPLPHGRDPIVSFVALMSWAPNVDAATWFCAHVWPRVRRQVPDAQLWLVGRNPSAVLRALADESVTVTGTVPDLAPYYERTRVAIAPLRAGGGSRLKILEALAAGRPVVATTVGAEGLEDLIGRGVTVADAPKDMADAIVLRLREPDIGAAEGNAGARAVAEDHSWSAATRPLIGFLERK; encoded by the coding sequence GTGATCGCCAAGTTCGTGCCCTGGCCGCCCAACAGCGGGGACAAGCGCAGGACCCTGGGCATCGTGCGCGCCCTGGCGGAGCACGGGGAGGTGACGGTTTGCGCCTTCGCCGGCCCGGATGAAGATGCGACGCCGCTCGAGGCGGAGGGCATCCGGGTGAGACAACTACCTCGACGGGGTAACTTCCTCCGGCACCTCCTGGGCTTCCTCCAGTCGGGGAGCATCACGGCAGGTCGCTTCTGGGACCCCCGCCTAGCCGCGGTTGTGCGCGACGCCGTGGGGGCGGAGGAGACTGTGCTCATCGTGGAGCACGTGCAACTCTTCCCCTATGCCAAGCGGGTGAAGGCTGCTGCGACGGTGCTGGATATGCACAATATCGAGTCGTCGCTTACTGGCCGCCTTGCTCGTGCGCAGCGGGGAGTGCGCCGAATTGCCCTTCATTTCGAAGCGCGCGCCCTTCGGCGCCTGGAGCGGACAGCGGTCCGAGCGGTGAACGCTGTCGCAGTGGTTAGCGATGTGGACGAGTTGCTGCTGCGCAACGTGGTCCGGCACCCACACGTCCTCGTCGTGCCGAACGCGTGGGAGAAGCCTGAGCCCCTGCCTCATGGCCGCGATCCCATCGTCAGTTTCGTAGCACTGATGTCATGGGCGCCCAACGTGGACGCGGCCACGTGGTTCTGTGCTCACGTATGGCCGCGGGTGCGAAGGCAGGTGCCGGACGCGCAGCTTTGGCTCGTTGGACGAAATCCGAGTGCTGTCTTGCGGGCGTTGGCGGATGAGAGCGTGACTGTGACCGGCACTGTCCCCGATCTCGCACCCTATTACGAACGGACGCGCGTTGCGATCGCTCCGCTCCGCGCAGGTGGGGGATCGCGGCTGAAGATTCTGGAGGCGCTAGCCGCTGGAAGGCCGGTTGTTGCCACGACAGTTGGGGCGGAGGGCTTGGAGGACCTCATCGGCCGGGGTGTGACGGTGGCCGACGCGCCCAAGGATATGGCGGACGCCATCGTGCTCAGGCTGCGTGAGCCCGACATCGGCGCGGCGGAAGGGAATGCAGGGGCGCGGGCAGTGGCGGAAGATCATTCGTGGTCGGCAGCTACGAGACCGCTAATAGGCTTCTTGGAGCGAAAGTAG
- a CDS encoding glycosyltransferase family 2 protein, giving the protein MSITVVIPSRNEASNVARVVQMITSQTRQPTEVVVADGMSTDGSRELWQAAKIPGVPLKLLDNRRKSVPAGLNLALSAASGELVARMDTHAHYAPNYLEKVATLLETRADVQAVGGAMATAGRGPWGLAIAAVLRRPFGLGGARHRVNGTEGPIQHVFSGCYRRTALAEAGGWDERLLANEDFEADLRVAQSGGTIWLNPEAKSTWYVRESPRALAKQMWRYGYYKALTLLMHPRSLRSRQLAPPALVLGMCAAGAAGRRPLLAVGGVYLSFAMLSGAAAARTDGASPSRGALVTPIVHLSWGAGLLAGLVRFGGSAAIGRR; this is encoded by the coding sequence ATGTCCATCACAGTGGTGATCCCCTCACGCAATGAGGCGAGCAATGTCGCACGGGTGGTGCAGATGATCACCTCACAAACCCGTCAGCCCACCGAAGTGGTAGTTGCGGACGGCATGTCAACGGACGGGAGCCGGGAACTGTGGCAGGCAGCCAAGATCCCCGGCGTTCCGCTTAAGCTTCTGGACAACCGACGGAAGTCAGTACCGGCGGGTCTGAATCTAGCGTTAAGTGCTGCCTCCGGAGAACTCGTCGCTCGCATGGACACTCATGCCCACTACGCGCCAAATTATCTCGAGAAGGTCGCTACTCTGCTCGAGACCCGCGCCGACGTTCAGGCTGTGGGGGGCGCCATGGCCACTGCGGGAAGAGGTCCATGGGGCTTGGCCATCGCAGCGGTTCTGCGCAGGCCATTCGGACTGGGCGGGGCCAGGCACCGGGTCAATGGCACGGAGGGGCCAATCCAACACGTTTTCTCTGGTTGCTACAGACGGACTGCGTTAGCGGAGGCGGGCGGCTGGGATGAGCGCCTTCTAGCCAATGAAGACTTCGAGGCGGATCTCCGCGTCGCCCAGTCGGGAGGGACGATATGGCTCAACCCGGAGGCGAAGTCCACCTGGTACGTGCGCGAGTCACCACGCGCACTTGCGAAGCAGATGTGGCGGTACGGCTACTACAAGGCACTCACGCTGTTAATGCACCCGCGATCGCTGAGGAGTCGACAGTTGGCGCCGCCGGCCTTGGTCCTCGGCATGTGCGCAGCCGGTGCGGCTGGTCGACGCCCCCTGTTGGCCGTCGGCGGTGTCTATCTTTCGTTCGCCATGTTGTCCGGCGCAGCAGCAGCCCGCACCGACGGGGCCAGCCCTTCGCGGGGAGCGCTCGTTACACCCATCGTCCATCTTTCCTGGGGCGCCGGCCTCCTCGCCGGCCTCGTGCGGTTCGGTGGCTCTGCGGCCATCGGCCGGCGGTGA